In Synechococcus sp. KORDI-52, one genomic interval encodes:
- a CDS encoding DUF3188 domain-containing protein has translation MNQRRAVIWVSLGAPFLIVLALLATNQREGKDRVQVLPAILVGSGLIISSALGRQRRRARLLADLQRARAPGSNP, from the coding sequence ATGAACCAACGTCGCGCGGTGATCTGGGTTTCCCTAGGCGCACCGTTCCTAATCGTGCTCGCATTGTTGGCCACAAACCAGCGAGAGGGCAAGGACAGGGTGCAGGTGCTGCCCGCCATATTGGTGGGATCGGGTCTGATCATCAGCAGCGCTCTCGGTCGGCAGCGCCGCCGCGCCAGGCTGTTGGCCGATCTTCAACGGGCGCGCGCACCCGGCAGCAACCCATGA
- the lysS gene encoding lysine--tRNA ligase, with translation MSELRDTRLEKAKTLEGLGQGPYALTFSPSHRMAELQETHADLPKGEERDVSVSVAGRVMTRRVMGKLAFFTLADETGSIQLFLEKAGLEAQQEGWFKQITSLVDSGDWLGVSGTLRRTDRGELSVKVSDWRMLTKALQPLPDKWHGLADVEKRYRQRYLDLVVSPDSRKTFRRRARLVSGIRRWLDQRDFLEIETPVLQSEPGGADARPFETHHNALDLPLTLRIATELHLKRLVVGGFERVYELGRIFRNEGVSTRHNPEFTSVEIYQAYSDYVGMMELTEQMVSAVCQEVCGSTTITYQGTEIDLAPPWRRATMHELVQDATGLDFNSFSSREEAAAAMTAKGLHAPELADSVGRLLNEAFEQAVETTLIQPTFVTDYPVEISPLARPHRSKPGLVERFELFIVGREHANAFSELTDPVDQRQRLEAQQERKAAGDLEAQGLDEDFVMALEVGMPPTGGLGIGIDRLVMLLTDSPSIRDVIAFPLLRPESRKGEPPSVE, from the coding sequence GTGTCTGAGCTGCGCGACACCCGTCTTGAGAAGGCGAAGACATTGGAGGGGTTGGGGCAGGGCCCCTATGCCCTCACCTTCAGCCCCAGCCATCGCATGGCTGAGCTGCAGGAGACCCATGCCGATCTGCCCAAGGGTGAGGAACGGGACGTCAGTGTTTCCGTGGCCGGACGGGTGATGACACGCCGGGTGATGGGCAAGTTGGCCTTTTTCACCCTGGCCGATGAGACGGGATCCATTCAGCTGTTCCTGGAGAAGGCAGGTCTGGAGGCACAGCAGGAGGGATGGTTCAAACAGATCACCTCTCTGGTGGACAGCGGCGACTGGTTGGGGGTGAGCGGTACCTTGCGTCGCACTGACCGTGGCGAGCTGTCGGTGAAAGTGAGCGACTGGCGCATGCTCACCAAGGCACTGCAGCCCCTGCCCGACAAGTGGCATGGTCTGGCCGACGTGGAGAAGCGCTACCGCCAGCGTTACCTGGACCTGGTGGTCTCCCCCGACAGCCGGAAGACCTTCCGGCGCCGGGCCCGCCTGGTGAGCGGCATCCGTCGCTGGCTCGATCAGCGGGATTTTCTTGAGATCGAGACCCCTGTTCTGCAGAGCGAACCCGGTGGTGCTGACGCGCGACCGTTCGAGACCCATCACAATGCCCTTGATCTGCCCCTCACCCTGCGGATCGCGACGGAGTTGCATCTGAAGCGCCTGGTGGTGGGCGGCTTTGAGCGGGTCTACGAGCTGGGCCGGATCTTCCGCAACGAGGGGGTCAGCACCCGCCATAACCCTGAGTTCACCTCGGTGGAGATCTATCAGGCCTACAGCGATTACGTCGGGATGATGGAGCTCACCGAGCAGATGGTCAGCGCGGTGTGCCAGGAGGTCTGCGGCTCCACCACCATCACCTACCAGGGCACCGAGATCGATCTGGCACCGCCGTGGCGGCGCGCCACAATGCACGAGCTCGTTCAGGACGCGACGGGGCTTGATTTCAACAGCTTCAGCAGCCGGGAGGAGGCAGCGGCGGCGATGACCGCCAAGGGTTTGCATGCCCCTGAACTGGCCGACTCGGTGGGCCGTCTGCTCAATGAGGCCTTCGAGCAAGCGGTGGAGACGACGTTGATTCAGCCCACCTTCGTCACCGATTACCCGGTGGAGATCTCGCCCCTGGCCCGGCCCCATCGCAGCAAGCCAGGACTGGTGGAACGTTTCGAGTTGTTCATCGTTGGCCGGGAGCACGCCAATGCCTTTAGTGAACTCACCGATCCAGTTGATCAACGCCAGCGCCTGGAGGCCCAGCAGGAGCGCAAGGCGGCGGGCGATCTGGAAGCCCAGGGCTTGGATGAGGACTTCGTCATGGCCCTTGAGGTGGGCATGCCCCCCACTGGGGGGTTGGGCATCGGCATCGACCGGCTGGTGATGCTGCTCACCGACAGCCCTTCGATTCGTGATGTGATCGCCTTCCCGCTGCTCCGGCCGGAGTCCCGCAAGGGAGAACCACCCTCAGTGGAATAA
- the ruvB gene encoding Holliday junction branch migration DNA helicase RuvB: MAIVSSSSGRKPPRRPEALVDPQSAPEEVVSRPDDKLRPQRLDDYIGQSELKQVLGIAVQAALGRGDALDHVLLYGPPGLGKTTMAMVLAEEMGVQCKVTSAPALERPRDIVGLLVNLQPRDLLFIDEIHRLSRVAEELLYPAMEDRRLDLTVGKGSTARTRSLDLPPFTLVGATTRAGSLSSPLRDRFGLIQRLEFYGQNDLEAIVSRTAGLIGVTLTQQARSSIAASCRGTPRIANRLLRRVRDVASVRRGSGGTIDQALVGEALSLHRVDHRGLDASDRRFLQLLIEHHGGGPVGLETLAAALGDDPVTLETVVEPFLLQQGLLMRTPRGRMVTDAARSHLAEAA, encoded by the coding sequence ATGGCGATTGTCTCCTCCAGCTCCGGTCGCAAGCCACCACGCCGCCCTGAAGCGCTGGTGGATCCCCAGTCGGCCCCTGAGGAGGTGGTGAGTCGGCCGGACGACAAGCTGCGGCCTCAGCGTCTGGACGATTACATCGGTCAAAGCGAGCTGAAGCAGGTGCTGGGCATTGCGGTGCAAGCGGCTCTTGGCCGCGGCGATGCCCTTGATCACGTGCTGCTGTATGGCCCGCCGGGCCTCGGAAAAACCACCATGGCCATGGTGCTGGCCGAGGAGATGGGGGTCCAGTGCAAGGTCACCAGTGCACCGGCCCTGGAACGCCCGCGCGACATCGTCGGCTTGTTGGTCAACCTTCAGCCCCGCGACCTGCTGTTCATTGATGAGATTCACCGCCTGAGTCGGGTGGCGGAGGAGCTGCTCTATCCGGCGATGGAAGACCGTCGCCTCGATCTCACTGTGGGCAAGGGCAGCACGGCGCGGACCCGCTCCCTTGACTTGCCGCCGTTCACCTTGGTGGGGGCCACCACCCGCGCCGGATCGCTGAGTTCACCACTGCGGGATCGCTTCGGTCTGATTCAGAGGTTGGAGTTTTACGGCCAGAACGATCTGGAAGCGATTGTGTCGCGCACCGCAGGGTTGATTGGGGTGACCCTCACGCAGCAGGCCCGCAGCAGCATTGCGGCCTCCTGCCGCGGGACGCCACGGATTGCCAACCGGTTATTGCGCCGGGTACGGGATGTGGCCAGCGTGCGTCGAGGTAGCGGTGGAACCATTGATCAGGCCCTGGTGGGAGAGGCCCTGAGCCTGCATCGGGTCGACCATCGAGGCCTCGATGCCAGCGATCGGCGCTTTCTGCAGCTGCTGATTGAGCACCACGGTGGAGGACCGGTGGGCCTGGAGACTCTGGCGGCGGCCCTCGGCGATGACCCCGTCACCCTGGAGACCGTGGTGGAACCATTTCTGTTGCAGCAGGGATTGCTGATGCGCACTCCCCGCGGTCGGATGGTCACGGATGCGGCCCGCAGCCATCTGGCGGAGGCGGCATGA
- the egtD gene encoding L-histidine N(alpha)-methyltransferase codes for MSITLIDLHPPQADLQRLVQDGLQRNPRQLPAWMLYDAEGSRLFSEICRQPEYTLTNREITLLEQHADAIAAVTGPGLVVEFGIGNARKVDPLLTALGSGVFAALDISLSALEEALSGLATRHPNTTMVGICCDHTRLEQLPQHPALQGQRRIGFFPGSSLGNFTPNEAVDFLRNARQLLAGGPLLLGLDQPRDPALMEAAYDDAAGVSAAFASNLLRRLNRDLQGDADPRQFRYRARWQPQEQRIEMALVSTRDQTVHLGGEAWFFRNGEAWITEHSVKYSPEAAAALAARAGWRIERRWEDLHQQIALHLLLPAD; via the coding sequence ATGAGCATCACCCTGATCGACCTGCACCCGCCCCAAGCAGATCTGCAGCGCCTGGTGCAGGACGGATTGCAGCGCAACCCTCGGCAACTGCCGGCCTGGATGCTGTACGACGCCGAAGGATCACGGCTGTTCTCCGAGATCTGCCGACAGCCGGAGTACACCCTCACCAATCGTGAGATCACGCTGCTGGAGCAACACGCTGACGCCATCGCAGCCGTCACCGGCCCCGGACTGGTGGTGGAGTTCGGCATCGGCAATGCCCGCAAGGTGGATCCGCTGCTCACGGCCCTCGGCAGCGGCGTCTTCGCCGCGTTGGACATCAGCCTCAGCGCGCTGGAGGAGGCCCTCTCCGGTCTCGCCACGAGGCACCCCAACACCACCATGGTGGGCATCTGCTGTGACCACACCCGCCTGGAGCAGCTGCCTCAACATCCCGCCCTGCAGGGCCAACGGCGTATTGGATTTTTTCCCGGCAGCTCCCTTGGCAACTTCACACCGAACGAGGCTGTGGACTTCCTCCGCAATGCCCGACAGCTGCTCGCCGGAGGTCCACTGTTGCTGGGGTTGGATCAACCCCGCGATCCGGCCTTGATGGAAGCCGCCTACGACGATGCCGCCGGCGTGTCCGCTGCCTTCGCCAGCAACCTGCTGCGACGACTTAACCGCGACCTCCAAGGCGATGCCGATCCCAGGCAGTTCCGCTATCGGGCCCGCTGGCAACCGCAGGAACAGCGGATCGAAATGGCTCTGGTGAGCACACGCGATCAGACCGTTCACCTCGGCGGAGAGGCCTGGTTCTTCCGCAACGGCGAGGCCTGGATCACCGAACACAGCGTCAAATATTCGCCGGAGGCCGCGGCCGCCCTTGCGGCCCGAGCCGGCTGGCGGATCGAGCGCCGCTGGGAAGATCTGCATCAGCAGATCGCTCTGCATCTGCTTCTACCGGCAGACTGA
- a CDS encoding hercynine metabolism small protein, with protein MKTDERRQAIKRQREQLIQDLEAVYMAAFDRLGELEGEVGEVKAAQLTQMILNSKTAAIEPLEKEIEKPVITTPGEA; from the coding sequence ATGAAAACAGACGAACGACGCCAGGCGATCAAACGGCAGCGCGAGCAACTGATCCAGGACCTGGAAGCCGTCTACATGGCGGCATTTGATCGCCTGGGTGAACTGGAAGGAGAAGTGGGCGAGGTCAAAGCAGCGCAGCTCACCCAGATGATCCTCAATTCCAAAACGGCCGCGATTGAGCCCCTGGAGAAAGAGATCGAAAAACCGGTGATCACCACCCCGGGCGAGGCATGA
- the smpB gene encoding SsrA-binding protein SmpB codes for MAKGGAKKAAAAAARAAANRLLADNRQARHQYEILETLETGIELVGTEVKSIRNGKANLRDGFCLIRNGELQLHNVHISPHTHAGSYFNHDPLRTRKLLAHRREIDKLRGLVDQKGLTLIPLNIHLKGSWIKLTIGLGKGRKLHDKRAAEKEKQSKKDLKAAMARY; via the coding sequence ATGGCCAAGGGAGGAGCGAAAAAAGCAGCCGCAGCTGCCGCAAGGGCCGCCGCCAATCGGCTGCTGGCGGACAACCGTCAGGCCCGTCATCAATACGAGATCCTCGAAACCCTCGAAACCGGCATCGAGCTGGTGGGAACCGAGGTGAAGTCAATCCGCAATGGCAAAGCCAACCTGCGCGATGGCTTCTGCCTGATCCGCAATGGGGAACTGCAATTGCACAACGTGCACATCTCCCCTCATACCCATGCGGGCAGCTATTTCAACCACGACCCGCTGCGCACCCGAAAACTGCTGGCCCATCGCCGTGAAATCGACAAACTGCGCGGTTTGGTGGATCAAAAAGGCCTGACGCTGATCCCCCTCAACATTCATCTCAAAGGATCCTGGATCAAGCTCACCATCGGCCTGGGCAAAGGGCGCAAGTTGCACGACAAGCGCGCTGCCGAAAAAGAAAAGCAATCCAAAAAGGATTTGAAGGCGGCGATGGCTCGCTACTGA
- a CDS encoding amidohydrolase: MTQAQAISDRLSHQLPELLELRRHLHAHPELSGEEHQTAALVAGELRQLGWRVREGVGRTGVVAELGPDDGPTVGLRVDMDALPVEERTGLPYASTRQGLMHACGHDLHTCTGLGVARLLAQEPRLAARVRLLFQPAEELAQGAVWMRDAGAVEGLDALFGIHVVPNLPVGTVGIRRGCLTAAAGELEIRVQGEGGHGARPHQSVDAVWLAARVITELQQTIARRLDALQPVVISFGKVEGGRAFNVIADQVRLLGTVRCLDLQQHAQLPTWIDETVQGICASGGGTAVVNYRCIAPPVHNDQQLTDLLERCAVDCLGRDKVLPVEQPSLGAEDFAELLRDVPGMMVRLGVAGPDGCAPLHNGAFALEEDALGVGIAVLTATLLDWMAENTSA; the protein is encoded by the coding sequence ATGACCCAAGCCCAGGCGATCTCGGATCGACTCAGTCATCAGCTGCCTGAGCTGCTCGAGCTGCGCCGGCATCTGCATGCCCACCCTGAACTCAGTGGTGAAGAACACCAGACGGCTGCTCTGGTGGCGGGCGAGTTGCGTCAGTTGGGTTGGCGTGTGCGTGAAGGGGTCGGCCGCACCGGAGTGGTGGCTGAACTAGGCCCCGATGATGGCCCCACGGTGGGCCTGAGGGTGGACATGGATGCCTTGCCGGTGGAGGAGCGCACCGGTTTGCCCTATGCCTCCACCCGCCAGGGCCTGATGCATGCCTGCGGCCATGACCTGCACACCTGCACGGGCCTTGGGGTGGCGCGGTTGCTGGCCCAGGAGCCGCGTTTGGCGGCCCGGGTGCGCTTGCTGTTTCAACCCGCCGAAGAGTTGGCCCAGGGGGCGGTGTGGATGCGGGACGCGGGGGCGGTGGAGGGCCTCGATGCGTTGTTTGGCATCCATGTTGTGCCGAACCTGCCAGTGGGCACGGTGGGGATCCGTCGGGGTTGTCTCACGGCGGCGGCCGGTGAGCTGGAGATCCGGGTGCAGGGGGAGGGCGGTCATGGTGCCCGTCCCCATCAGTCGGTGGACGCTGTCTGGTTGGCGGCGCGGGTGATCACAGAGCTTCAGCAGACCATCGCCCGTCGCTTGGATGCCTTGCAGCCGGTGGTGATCAGTTTCGGCAAGGTAGAGGGGGGCCGGGCTTTCAACGTGATTGCCGATCAGGTGCGTTTGCTGGGGACGGTGCGTTGTCTGGATCTGCAGCAGCACGCTCAGCTGCCAACCTGGATTGATGAGACGGTGCAGGGAATCTGTGCCAGCGGTGGCGGCACCGCCGTCGTGAACTACCGCTGCATCGCGCCGCCCGTGCACAACGATCAGCAGCTCACGGATCTGCTTGAGCGGTGCGCAGTGGACTGTCTGGGCCGCGACAAGGTGTTGCCCGTGGAGCAACCCTCCCTAGGTGCCGAAGACTTTGCTGAGCTGCTTCGGGATGTGCCGGGAATGATGGTGCGCTTGGGGGTGGCTGGGCCCGATGGGTGTGCGCCGCTGCATAACGGCGCCTTCGCGTTGGAGGAAGACGCCCTTGGCGTGGGCATTGCCGTGCTGACGGCCACCCTGCTGGATTGGATGGCGGAGAACACCTCGGCATGA
- a CDS encoding hercynine metabolism protein produces the protein MSNWLEQLERELDAKLSAFLRNNPVQDNLFSEQHLKDRAGALQRQRQQLQSEAKQQRQQLLRLAEDVRAWRSRTERAKAAGAADLAGRAEQHLTSLMNQGRALWADLEDLGRRFNEVERQLEELHQQQQTPNPSTLEKDWALFEAEQELEQLRRNAGLT, from the coding sequence ATGAGCAACTGGCTGGAGCAGTTGGAGCGGGAGCTGGACGCAAAACTCTCCGCTTTTCTCCGCAACAACCCCGTCCAGGACAACCTGTTCAGCGAGCAGCATCTGAAGGATCGGGCCGGTGCTCTGCAACGACAACGCCAGCAATTGCAGAGCGAAGCGAAACAGCAACGCCAGCAGCTACTGCGGCTCGCCGAGGACGTGCGGGCCTGGCGTAGCCGGACGGAGCGTGCCAAGGCAGCCGGAGCAGCCGATCTAGCCGGGCGAGCCGAACAGCACCTCACCAGCCTGATGAACCAGGGCCGCGCACTCTGGGCCGACCTGGAGGATCTGGGACGCCGCTTCAACGAGGTGGAGCGACAGCTGGAGGAGCTTCACCAGCAACAGCAAACGCCCAATCCTTCAACACTGGAGAAGGACTGGGCGTTGTTTGAAGCGGAACAGGAGCTTGAACAACTGCGCCGCAATGCTGGACTGACGTAA
- a CDS encoding HEAT repeat domain-containing protein, whose protein sequence is MSDTDPQRPDLEAVRQAIASGDPVQAMPAITQLRHCSDAEAVPLLVLGTEQKPFLVRSLSCSGLGYKRTEQGWTVLSDLITSDADPNVRAEAANALASYGVERAWPLLRSAFEADEAWLVRCSILSALAEQPEIDLTWLLELATMAIADADAIVRVSGAEILSRIVREGGADPIAVQARGLLQSLQQDSDHRVVAAVLNGLQAS, encoded by the coding sequence ATGAGCGACACCGATCCGCAACGTCCTGATCTCGAAGCGGTGCGCCAGGCCATTGCCAGTGGGGATCCAGTTCAGGCAATGCCGGCGATCACCCAGCTGCGCCATTGCTCTGACGCTGAGGCGGTGCCGTTGCTGGTGCTGGGCACGGAGCAGAAGCCCTTTCTGGTGCGCTCCCTGAGTTGCAGCGGCCTGGGCTACAAGCGTACTGAGCAGGGCTGGACCGTCCTGAGTGATTTGATCACTTCCGATGCAGACCCCAATGTGCGGGCCGAGGCAGCCAATGCTCTGGCCAGCTACGGGGTCGAGCGGGCCTGGCCCTTGCTGCGGTCGGCCTTTGAAGCCGATGAGGCCTGGCTGGTGCGTTGCAGCATCCTGTCTGCCTTGGCGGAACAGCCGGAGATCGATCTCACCTGGCTGCTGGAGCTGGCCACCATGGCCATCGCTGATGCCGATGCCATTGTCCGGGTGAGTGGGGCAGAAATCCTGAGTCGGATTGTTCGGGAGGGTGGCGCCGATCCCATCGCGGTGCAGGCCAGAGGCCTGCTGCAATCCCTGCAGCAGGACAGCGATCACCGGGTGGTGGCTGCGGTGCTCAATGGGTTGCAAGCCAGCTGA
- a CDS encoding serine/threonine protein kinase has translation MSGSGTVLVERYHLQERLSGPDLLQGSLWRAVDEMGGDLPVAIRQVESSAAQQRLRAVWPQLQSLLHPQLPRCGEFLELDGVLWLVRDWQDGVAYDVLLRQKRFGAGEVLLLLRQILPVLAVLHGSGLVHGDVNLRHLLRRRSDGLPVLLDGGRVQRQGVPSADAPWGDLHDLGVTALGLLSGTAEVDESWPSHLALEGGFREVLERLIATAPERRFSQASEVLKALETVVLPAAMTDPNRPKPNAPPRTSRALAREQGVEGRIGPVVIALALSALVGSAIGWFLLPRTSTPARPPRVSRDGGAPDVRLPPAELDQRQRLFSRLRALQVDRGWFLKLVDASVLSRFPEHAGGLPSESLEDAPLRRVWSELAEEWLARIEQLPPAIRARLGRLRNGDWEQPRQALQQQAVHPQVVEHLVSAAAQDLLPGAMQGRKPAEPFQQLWIAAAMQSLDDVEIVRLAARPLEPTNTSLRIPAGGARLVLVQVPAGDGVSLGINGTPLMQMMVFGAEGQVVQERGPLRVVRIAAEAGSPLQVLITNDGVSSALFTLSCRADRPRVPLPDVDLDPLPDSATGEFVSPEGLNQEALNQNNQ, from the coding sequence TTGAGCGGTTCCGGCACGGTGCTGGTGGAGCGCTACCACTTACAGGAGCGCCTGAGCGGTCCTGATCTGCTGCAGGGCTCCCTCTGGCGTGCTGTGGATGAGATGGGCGGTGATCTGCCGGTGGCCATTCGCCAAGTGGAGAGCTCGGCAGCCCAGCAGCGACTTCGGGCGGTCTGGCCACAGTTGCAGTCTCTGTTGCATCCCCAGTTGCCCCGCTGTGGCGAGTTCCTGGAGCTGGATGGGGTGCTCTGGCTCGTGCGCGATTGGCAGGACGGTGTCGCTTACGACGTGCTGCTGCGGCAGAAGCGATTCGGTGCTGGTGAGGTGCTGTTGCTGCTGCGCCAGATCCTCCCGGTGCTGGCGGTTTTGCATGGCAGTGGACTGGTGCATGGAGATGTGAATCTCCGCCATCTGCTGCGTCGTCGCAGCGATGGTCTGCCTGTGCTGCTGGATGGTGGCCGAGTGCAGAGGCAAGGTGTTCCATCGGCGGATGCTCCCTGGGGAGATCTTCACGACCTTGGGGTCACTGCTTTGGGGTTGCTCAGCGGGACGGCAGAGGTGGACGAGAGCTGGCCGTCGCATCTGGCGCTGGAGGGGGGATTTCGCGAGGTGTTGGAGCGCCTGATCGCAACGGCACCGGAGCGCCGCTTCAGCCAGGCCTCCGAGGTGCTGAAGGCCCTTGAAACGGTTGTGTTGCCTGCGGCAATGACTGATCCCAACCGGCCGAAGCCCAACGCGCCGCCGCGAACCAGCCGGGCGCTGGCCCGAGAGCAAGGGGTGGAGGGCCGGATCGGGCCTGTGGTGATTGCGCTGGCCCTGTCGGCCCTGGTGGGTTCTGCCATTGGTTGGTTTCTGCTCCCGCGCACCTCCACTCCAGCCAGACCTCCCCGCGTTAGCAGGGATGGGGGGGCTCCGGATGTCCGCTTGCCGCCGGCGGAGTTGGATCAACGCCAGCGGCTGTTCAGCCGGTTGCGGGCGCTCCAGGTGGATCGCGGCTGGTTCCTCAAGCTTGTGGATGCCAGCGTGCTGAGCCGTTTCCCCGAGCACGCTGGCGGCCTCCCCTCGGAATCCCTGGAGGATGCGCCGCTGCGAAGGGTCTGGAGCGAGTTGGCGGAGGAGTGGCTGGCTCGGATTGAGCAGTTGCCTCCTGCGATCCGAGCCCGGTTGGGCCGCTTACGCAATGGGGACTGGGAGCAGCCGCGGCAGGCGCTGCAGCAGCAGGCCGTTCATCCGCAGGTGGTGGAGCACCTTGTGAGTGCCGCTGCTCAGGATCTCCTGCCGGGGGCCATGCAGGGGCGGAAACCCGCCGAACCCTTCCAACAGCTCTGGATTGCAGCGGCGATGCAAAGCCTCGATGACGTGGAGATTGTGCGGCTCGCGGCGCGTCCCCTGGAACCCACCAACACGTCGTTGCGCATTCCTGCCGGTGGCGCCCGCCTGGTGTTGGTGCAGGTGCCGGCCGGTGATGGCGTGTCCCTGGGGATCAACGGCACACCGCTGATGCAGATGATGGTGTTCGGCGCTGAAGGACAGGTGGTGCAGGAGCGTGGCCCTCTGCGGGTCGTGCGAATTGCGGCGGAAGCGGGCTCACCGCTGCAGGTGCTGATCACCAACGATGGAGTCTCTTCCGCTCTGTTCACCCTGTCCTGCCGCGCCGATCGTCCCCGTGTTCCCTTGCCGGATGTGGACCTGGATCCGCTACCTGATTCGGCCACCGGGGAGTTCGTCAGCCCAGAGGGGCTGAATCAGGAAGCGCTGAATCAGAACAATCAGTAG
- a CDS encoding tetratricopeptide repeat protein: MNRCLVLCLSLLLALPVQALDLQGLYEQALSASRQGDFVEALPLWDRFLELAPEDAAALSNRGNVRLALGDASGAIDDQTASIVLAPEESDPRLNRGTAEEALQDWSSAADDYLWILERDSQDASALYNLANVRGSQGDWPEARELYGQAALARPGFAMARSSEALAAWQAGDLEWAEAELRKLIRRYPLFADARAALSGLLWRKGSSGEAESHWAAAAGLDQRYRQADWLQQVRRWPPQPTADLMAFLALEAS, encoded by the coding sequence ATGAACCGCTGCCTGGTTCTGTGTCTAAGTCTGTTGCTGGCGCTACCGGTGCAGGCCCTGGATCTTCAAGGTCTTTACGAGCAGGCCCTGTCGGCGAGCCGTCAGGGGGATTTCGTGGAGGCGCTTCCTCTCTGGGACCGCTTTTTGGAACTGGCCCCTGAGGATGCTGCCGCGTTGAGCAACCGCGGCAATGTGCGTCTTGCCCTCGGGGATGCTTCCGGGGCCATTGACGACCAGACCGCCTCGATCGTGCTGGCACCGGAGGAGAGCGATCCGCGCTTGAACCGGGGCACGGCGGAGGAGGCGCTTCAGGACTGGTCCTCGGCAGCGGACGACTATCTCTGGATCCTGGAGCGGGATTCGCAGGATGCCTCAGCCCTCTACAACCTGGCCAACGTGCGTGGCTCCCAGGGGGATTGGCCGGAGGCCCGTGAGCTGTACGGGCAGGCTGCCCTTGCCCGCCCCGGCTTTGCCATGGCCCGCTCCAGCGAGGCCCTGGCGGCCTGGCAGGCGGGAGATCTGGAGTGGGCGGAGGCGGAATTGCGCAAGCTGATCCGCCGCTACCCCTTGTTTGCTGATGCCCGGGCGGCCCTCAGTGGCTTGCTCTGGCGCAAAGGATCCAGTGGTGAGGCTGAAAGCCACTGGGCCGCGGCGGCGGGGTTGGACCAGCGCTACCGCCAGGCCGACTGGTTGCAGCAGGTGCGCCGCTGGCCGCCGCAACCAACGGCAGATCTGATGGCGTTCCTGGCCCTGGAGGCGTCTTGA
- the egtB gene encoding ergothioneine biosynthesis protein EgtB: MLLDTLLAVRRRSEALIAPLEPEDLMLQGMADASPPKWHLGHTTWFFETFVLQPHAPGHQVCDPRWSFQFNSYYEALGARHPRPQRGLLSRPPIGAVLAWRHRVDAGLEVLLQDPPKGVITLVELGLQHEQQHQELLLMDLLDGFHRQPLEPAYNPESELTLQMEPDQWLPCPGGLTEIGHRGDGFHFDNEAPRHRVWLEPFELNSTLVSNAAFAAFIDDGGYRRPELWMSEGWALVQGRQWQAPRYWRGDNDEFTLAGRRRRDPKAPVRHLSWFEADAFARWSGARLPTEEEWEHAGDLHRTSMQHAHRALWQWTSSAYSPYPGFRPVEGAIGEYNGKFMSSQMVLRGSSWLTPPGHERNSYRNFFPPDSRWMAAGIRLAR, from the coding sequence GTGCTGCTGGACACTCTGCTGGCGGTGCGGCGCCGCAGCGAAGCCCTGATCGCACCGCTGGAACCGGAGGACCTGATGCTCCAGGGGATGGCAGATGCCAGCCCCCCCAAATGGCACCTGGGCCACACCACCTGGTTCTTTGAGACGTTCGTGCTCCAGCCCCACGCCCCGGGGCACCAGGTCTGCGATCCCCGCTGGAGTTTTCAGTTCAACTCTTACTACGAGGCCCTCGGGGCCCGTCATCCCCGCCCGCAGCGGGGCCTGCTCAGCCGTCCGCCCATCGGCGCAGTGCTGGCCTGGCGCCATCGGGTGGATGCCGGGCTGGAGGTACTGCTGCAGGATCCACCCAAGGGCGTGATCACCCTGGTGGAGCTGGGGCTGCAGCACGAACAGCAGCACCAGGAACTGCTGCTGATGGATCTCCTGGATGGCTTCCACCGCCAGCCTCTGGAACCGGCCTACAACCCAGAGAGCGAATTGACCCTCCAAATGGAGCCTGACCAATGGCTCCCCTGCCCCGGCGGTCTGACGGAGATCGGCCACCGGGGTGATGGGTTTCACTTCGACAACGAGGCGCCGCGGCATCGGGTGTGGCTGGAGCCGTTTGAACTGAACAGCACCCTGGTAAGCAACGCCGCCTTCGCTGCTTTCATCGACGACGGCGGCTACCGGCGCCCCGAGCTGTGGATGAGTGAAGGCTGGGCACTGGTGCAAGGGCGCCAATGGCAGGCGCCGCGCTACTGGCGGGGGGACAATGACGAATTCACCCTGGCGGGCCGCCGCCGCCGCGACCCCAAGGCACCGGTCCGGCATCTGAGCTGGTTCGAGGCGGATGCCTTTGCCCGCTGGAGCGGAGCCCGTCTTCCCACAGAAGAGGAATGGGAGCACGCTGGAGACCTGCATCGCACGTCCATGCAGCATGCCCATCGGGCGTTGTGGCAATGGACCTCCAGTGCTTACAGCCCCTATCCCGGTTTTCGTCCGGTTGAGGGAGCAATCGGCGAATACAACGGCAAATTCATGAGTTCTCAGATGGTGCTGCGGGGCAGCAGCTGGCTCACCCCTCCTGGCCACGAACGCAACAGTTACCGCAATTTCTTCCCACCGGACAGCCGCTGGATGGCCGCTGGCATCCGTCTGGCCCGATGA